In a single window of the Equus quagga isolate Etosha38 chromosome 7, UCLA_HA_Equagga_1.0, whole genome shotgun sequence genome:
- the STAG3 gene encoding cohesin subunit SA-3 isoform X4: protein MQKGSGGRLCRSWGHHRKLRDPRPRSTMPTLRSSSSQPQSASSPSRVSSPLQGAVAGGHRGFPASSSSVTVPCDDRASDQASEGESDSVSADEGSDFEDSLRRNVKKRVAKRPLKTTPVAKHPKKGSQMVRGHGQKESEPPASDLFDAVKAAKSDMQSLVDEWLDSYKQDQDAGFLELVNFFIRSCGCKGTVTQEMFRKMSNSEIIRHLTEQFNEDSGDYPLTAPGPSWKKFQGSFCEFVRTLVFRCQYGLLYDGFPMDNLISLLTGLSDSQVRAFRHTSTLAAMTLMTSLVRVALQLSVHKDYNHRQYEAERSKGPGQRAPERLESLLEKRKELQEHQEEIEGMMNALFRGVFVHRYRDVLPEIRAICIEEIGCWMQSYSTSFLTDSYLKYIGWTLHDKHREVRLKCLKALKGLYSNQDLTARLELFTSRFKDRMVSMVMDREYDVAVEAVKLLTVILKNMEGVLTDGDCESVYPVVYASNRALASAAGEFLYWKLFYPECETRTVDGKEQRQSPCSQRTFFRLLLSFFVESELHDHAAYLVDSLWDCAGSQLKNWESLTSLLLEKDQNLGDVQESTLIEILVSSVQQASEGHPPVGRVTGRKGLTPKERKIQANDKVKLTEHLIPLLPQLLAKFSADAEKVAPLLQLLSYFDLNIYCTRRLEKHLELFLQQLQEVVVKHAEPAVLEAGAHALYLLCNPEFTFFSRVDFARSQLVDLLTDRFQQELEELLQSSFLDEDEVYSLAATLKRLSAFYNAHDLTRWELYEPCYRLLRKAVDTGEVPHQVMLPALTLVYFSILWTLTHVSGSGASQPLSPQKQLMSLKGRMVAFCELCQSCLSDVAPEIQEQAFVLLSDLLLIFSPQMIVGGRDFLRPLVFFPEATLQSELASFLMDHVFIQPGELGGGHSQEDHLKIEQLHQRRRLLAGFCKLLIYGVLEMDAASDVFKHYNKFYNDYGDIIKETLTRARQIDRSHCSRILLLSLKQLYTELLQEQGPEGLNELPAFIEMRDLARRFALSFGPQQLQNRDLVVMLHKEGIKFSLSELPAAGSSGQPPNLAFLELLSEFSPRLFHQDKQLLLSYLEKCLQHVSQAPGHPWGPVTTYCHSLSPMENTAEASLQGYPRSKKRRIEGPSRRHREDISSSQEESLQLTSMPPTPTLTSTAVKTRQPLGGLEEMEEEGGSESEFTQGQPLSGTQRSEFSSPHHFRIPLNPPGPDLGNQLTRLSLMEEDEEELEIQNESSEEWQYTNKHSSPSEHGLDLLDSTELNIEDF, encoded by the exons ATG CAGAAGGGCAGCGGCGGGCGTCTGTGCCGGAGCTGGGGGCACCACAGAAAGCTGAGGGACCCAAGGCC CCGGAGCACCATGCCTACCCtgcgctcctcctcctcccagccccagagcGCCTCCTCCCCGAGCCGTGTGTCCTCCCCACTGCAGGGAGCAGTGGCCGGGGGACACAGGGGCTTTCCTGCGTCCAGTTCGTCGGTCACCGTGCCGTGTGATGACAGGGCCTCGGACCAGGCTTCCGAGGG GGAGAGTGATTCTGTGTCAGCTGATGAAGGCAGTGACTTTGAAGACAGCTTGAGACGCAATGTGAAGAAGAGAGTGGCCAAACGACCACTCAAAACAACCCCA GTGGCAAAACATCCAAAGAAGGGGTCCCAAATGGTACGTGGTCATGGCCAGAAAGAGTCAGAGCCACCAGCCAGTGATCTCTTTGATGCTGTGAAGGCTGCCAAAAGTGACATGCAG TCTTTGGTGGATGAGTGGCTGGATAGCTACAAGCAAGACCAGGATGCAGGATTCCTGGAGCTCGTTAACTTTTTCATCCGATCTTGTGGATGTAAAG GCACTGTGACCCAAGAGATGTTCAGGAAGATGTCCAACTCAGAGATCATCCGGCACCTAACAGAACAGTTCAATGAG GACTCAGGAGACTATCCCCTGACAGCTCCAGGTCCATCCTGGAAGAAGTTCCAGGGTAGCTTCTGTGAATTTGTGAGGACATTGGTCTTTCGATGCCAGTACGGCCTCCTCTATGATGGCTTCCCTATGGACAACCTCATCTCCCTGCTCACTGGCCTCTCAGACTCCCAAGTCCGTGCCTTCCGTCACACTAGCACCCTGGCTG CTATGACACTAATGACCTCCCTGGTGAGAGTTGCCCTCCAGCTGAGTGTGCACAAAGACTACAATCACCGTCAGTATGAGGCTGAACGAAGTAAGGGGCCGGGACAGAGAGCACCTGAGCGGCTAGAGAGCCTGTTGGAGAAACGCAAAGAG CTCCAAGAGCATCAAGAGGAGATTGAGGGGATGATGAATGCCCTCTTCAGGGGTGTCTTTGTACATCGGTACAG GGATGTCCTTCCTGAGATCCGTGCTATCTGCATCGAGGAGATTGGGTGTTGGATGCAAAGCTACAGTACCTCTTTCCTCACTGacagctatttaaaatatattggctGGACCCTGCATGATAAG CATCGAGAAGTCCGTCTGAAGTGCCTGAAGGCTCTGAAAGGGCTGTACAGCAACCAGGACTTGACTGCACGCCTGGAACTGTTTACCAGCCGCTTCAAG GACCGGATGGTTTCCATGGTCATGGACCGAGAGTACGATGTGGCAGTGGAGGCCGTCAAGTTACTAACAGTTATCCTTAA GAACATGGAAGGGGTGCTGACAGATGGAGACTGTGAGAGCGTCTACCCTGTTGTGTATGCCTCTAACCGAGCCCTGGCCTCTGCTGCAGGGGAATTTCTATACTGGAA GCTCTTCTACCCTGAGTGTGAGACAAGAACAGTGGATGGGAAAGAGCAACGCCAAAGCCCCTGCTCCCAGAGGACTTTCTTCCGTCTTCTGCTGTCCTTCTTTGTGGAGAGTGAG CTCCATGATCATGCAGCTTATTTGGTAGACAGCCTATGGGACTGTGCAGGGTCTCAGCTGAAGAACTGGGAGAGTCTGACAAGCTTGCTTCTGGAGAAGGACCAGA ACCTGGGCGACGTGCAGGAGAGCACACTTATAGAAATCCTCGTGTCCAGTGTACAGCAAGCTTCAGAGGGTCACCCACCTGTGGGGCGGGTCACTGGAAGGAAG GGCTTAACCCCTAAAGAACGTAAGATCCAAGCCAATGACAAAGTGAAGCTGACTGAGCACCTCATCCCCCTgctgccccagctcctggccaAG TTCTCAGCTGATGCAGAGAAGGTTGCCCCCCTGCTCCAGCTTCTCAGCTACTTTGACCTCAACATCTACTGCACCAGGCGCTTGGAGaag CACCTGGAGCTGTTCTTGCAGCAACTCCAGGAGGTGGTGGTGAAGCATGCGGAGCCAGCGGTGCTTGAGGCTGGCGCTCACGCCCTCTATCTGCTCTGTAATCCTGAGTTCACCTTCTTCAGCCGGGTGGACTTTGCCCGCAGCCAACTGGTGGATCTGCTGACCGACCGCTTCCAACAGGAACTTGAAGAGCTGCTGCAG tcGTCCTTCCTAGATGAGGATGAGGTGTATAGTCTGGCAGCCACTCTGAAGCGCCTCTCTGCCTTCTACAA TGCTCATGACCTAACTCGCTGGGAGCTCTACGAGCCATGCTACCGACTCCTCCGGAAGGCTGTGGACACAGGAGAGGTTCCTCACCAG GTGATGCTGCCAGCCTTGACTCTTGTCTATTTTTCCATTCTCTGGACACTAACACACGTTTCTGGATCAGGTGCTTCCCAG CCACTGTCTCCACAGAAGCAGCTGATGAGCTTGAAGGGCAGGATGGTGGCCTTCTGCGAACTCTGCCAGAGCTGCCTCTCAGATGTGGCTCCTGAGATCCAGGAGCAG GCTTTTGTCTTATTAAGTGATCTGCTTCTCATCTTCAGCCCTCAGATGATTGTAGGGGGACGTGATTTCCTTAGGCCCCTTGTCTTTTTTCCTGAAGCCACTCTCCAGTCTGAGCTAGCCAGCTTCCTCATGGACCACGTCTTCATCCAGCCTGGAGAACTGGGCGGTG GTCATTCCCAGGAGGATCATTTAAAGATAGAGCAGCTGCACCAGCGTCGCCGCCTCCTGGCCGGGTTCTGTAAGCTGTTGATTTATGGGGTGCTGGAGATGGACGCAGCCTCAGATGTTTTCAAACACTACAACAAG TTCTACAATGACTATGGTGACATTATCAAGGAAACATTAACTAGAGCAAGGCAGATTGACCGAAGTCATTGTTCCCGCATCCTGCTGCTGAGCCTCAAGCAG TTATACACAGAACTGCTACAGGAACAGGGGCCCGAGGGCTTGAATGAGCTTCCAGCCTTCATCGAGATGAGGGACCTGGCCCGGAGGTTTGCCTTGAGCTTTGGACCCCAGCAGCTACAGAACCGTGACCTTGTGGTCATGCTACACAA GGAAGGCATCAAGTTCTCCTTGTCAGAGCTTCCTGCAGCTGGCTCCTCTGGTCAGCCCCCAAATCTAGCATTCCTGGAGCTCCTTTCAGAGTTTTCTCCCCGACTCTTCCATCAGGACAAGCAGCTACT ACTGTCCTACCTGGAAAAGTGTCTGCAGCATGTCTCCCAAGCACCTGGCCATCCGTGGGGTCCAGTCACCACCTACTGCCACTCCCTCAGCCCTATGGAGAATACAGCAGAGGCCAGCCTTCAGGGCTACCCCCGCTCCAAGAAGAGGCGCATTGAAG GCCCctccaggaggcacagagaggatatCTCTTCATCCCAAGAGGAAAGCCTGCAGCTGACCAGCATGCCACCTACACCCACCCTCACCTCCACAGCTGTGAAGACTAGGCAGCCCCTGGGGGGGCtggaagagatggaagaagaaggCGGCTCAGAATCAGAGTTTACCCAAGG CCAACCCCTTTCAGGCACCCAGAGGTCAGAGTTCTCAAGCCCACATCATTTCCGGATTCCACTCAACCCTCCAGGTCCTGATCTGGGCAACCAGCTGACCCG ACTCAGCCTTATGGAAGAGGATGAAGAAGAGTTGGAAATTCAGAATGAGTCAAGTGAAGAATGGCAATATACAAACAAG CACTCTTCCCCCAGTGAGCACGGGCTGGACCTCTTAGATTCTACAGAGCTGAACATTGAG GATTTCTGA
- the STAG3 gene encoding cohesin subunit SA-3 isoform X3: MQKGSGGRLCRSWGHHRKLRDPRPRSTMPTLRSSSSQPQSASSPSRVSSPLQGAVAGGHRGFPASSSSVTVPCDDRASDQASEGESDSVSADEGSDFEDSLRRNVKKRVAKRPLKTTPVAKHPKKGSQMVRGHGQKESEPPASDLFDAVKAAKSDMQSLVDEWLDSYKQDQDAGFLELVNFFIRSCGCKGTVTQEMFRKMSNSEIIRHLTEQFNEDSGDYPLTAPGPSWKKFQGSFCEFVRTLVFRCQYGLLYDGFPMDNLISLLTGLSDSQVRAFRHTSTLAAMTLMTSLVRVALQLSVHKDYNHRQYEAERSKGPGQRAPERLESLLEKRKELQEHQEEIEGMMNALFRGVFVHRYRDVLPEIRAICIEEIGCWMQSYSTSFLTDSYLKYIGWTLHDKHREVRLKCLKALKGLYSNQDLTARLELFTSRFKDRMVSMVMDREYDVAVEAVKLLTVILKLTLPCVMTGRQVFPELQDHQGGKFPIFSNSPYPSVFHSSFKSSLNMEGVLTDGDCESVYPVVYASNRALASAAGEFLYWKLFYPECETRTVDGKEQRQSPCSQRTFFRLLLSFFVESELHDHAAYLVDSLWDCAGSQLKNWESLTSLLLEKDQNLGDVQESTLIEILVSSVQQASEGHPPVGRVTGRKGLTPKERKIQANDKVKLTEHLIPLLPQLLAKFSADAEKVAPLLQLLSYFDLNIYCTRRLEKHLELFLQQLQEVVVKHAEPAVLEAGAHALYLLCNPEFTFFSRVDFARSQLVDLLTDRFQQELEELLQSSFLDEDEVYSLAATLKRLSAFYNAHDLTRWELYEPCYRLLRKAVDTGEVPHQVMLPALTLVYFSILWTLTHVSGSGASQKQLMSLKGRMVAFCELCQSCLSDVAPEIQEQAFVLLSDLLLIFSPQMIVGGRDFLRPLVFFPEATLQSELASFLMDHVFIQPGELGGGHSQEDHLKIEQLHQRRRLLAGFCKLLIYGVLEMDAASDVFKHYNKFYNDYGDIIKETLTRARQIDRSHCSRILLLSLKQLYTELLQEQGPEGLNELPAFIEMRDLARRFALSFGPQQLQNRDLVVMLHKEGIKFSLSELPAAGSSGQPPNLAFLELLSEFSPRLFHQDKQLLLSYLEKCLQHVSQAPGHPWGPVTTYCHSLSPMENTAEASLQGYPRSKKRRIEGPSRRHREDISSSQEESLQLTSMPPTPTLTSTAVKTRQPLGGLEEMEEEGGSESEFTQGQPLSGTQRSEFSSPHHFRIPLNPPGPDLGNQLTRLSLMEEDEEELEIQNESSEEWQYTNKHSSPSEHGLDLLDSTELNIEDF; encoded by the exons ATG CAGAAGGGCAGCGGCGGGCGTCTGTGCCGGAGCTGGGGGCACCACAGAAAGCTGAGGGACCCAAGGCC CCGGAGCACCATGCCTACCCtgcgctcctcctcctcccagccccagagcGCCTCCTCCCCGAGCCGTGTGTCCTCCCCACTGCAGGGAGCAGTGGCCGGGGGACACAGGGGCTTTCCTGCGTCCAGTTCGTCGGTCACCGTGCCGTGTGATGACAGGGCCTCGGACCAGGCTTCCGAGGG GGAGAGTGATTCTGTGTCAGCTGATGAAGGCAGTGACTTTGAAGACAGCTTGAGACGCAATGTGAAGAAGAGAGTGGCCAAACGACCACTCAAAACAACCCCA GTGGCAAAACATCCAAAGAAGGGGTCCCAAATGGTACGTGGTCATGGCCAGAAAGAGTCAGAGCCACCAGCCAGTGATCTCTTTGATGCTGTGAAGGCTGCCAAAAGTGACATGCAG TCTTTGGTGGATGAGTGGCTGGATAGCTACAAGCAAGACCAGGATGCAGGATTCCTGGAGCTCGTTAACTTTTTCATCCGATCTTGTGGATGTAAAG GCACTGTGACCCAAGAGATGTTCAGGAAGATGTCCAACTCAGAGATCATCCGGCACCTAACAGAACAGTTCAATGAG GACTCAGGAGACTATCCCCTGACAGCTCCAGGTCCATCCTGGAAGAAGTTCCAGGGTAGCTTCTGTGAATTTGTGAGGACATTGGTCTTTCGATGCCAGTACGGCCTCCTCTATGATGGCTTCCCTATGGACAACCTCATCTCCCTGCTCACTGGCCTCTCAGACTCCCAAGTCCGTGCCTTCCGTCACACTAGCACCCTGGCTG CTATGACACTAATGACCTCCCTGGTGAGAGTTGCCCTCCAGCTGAGTGTGCACAAAGACTACAATCACCGTCAGTATGAGGCTGAACGAAGTAAGGGGCCGGGACAGAGAGCACCTGAGCGGCTAGAGAGCCTGTTGGAGAAACGCAAAGAG CTCCAAGAGCATCAAGAGGAGATTGAGGGGATGATGAATGCCCTCTTCAGGGGTGTCTTTGTACATCGGTACAG GGATGTCCTTCCTGAGATCCGTGCTATCTGCATCGAGGAGATTGGGTGTTGGATGCAAAGCTACAGTACCTCTTTCCTCACTGacagctatttaaaatatattggctGGACCCTGCATGATAAG CATCGAGAAGTCCGTCTGAAGTGCCTGAAGGCTCTGAAAGGGCTGTACAGCAACCAGGACTTGACTGCACGCCTGGAACTGTTTACCAGCCGCTTCAAG GACCGGATGGTTTCCATGGTCATGGACCGAGAGTACGATGTGGCAGTGGAGGCCGTCAAGTTACTAACAGTTATCCTTAA GTTGACTCTTCCTTGTGTAATGACTGGAAGACAGGTCTTTCCTGAGTTACAGGATCACCAGGGGGGGAAGTTTCCTATCTTCTCTAACTCTCCATACCCCTCCGTCTTCCATTCTtcatttaaaagttcttt GAACATGGAAGGGGTGCTGACAGATGGAGACTGTGAGAGCGTCTACCCTGTTGTGTATGCCTCTAACCGAGCCCTGGCCTCTGCTGCAGGGGAATTTCTATACTGGAA GCTCTTCTACCCTGAGTGTGAGACAAGAACAGTGGATGGGAAAGAGCAACGCCAAAGCCCCTGCTCCCAGAGGACTTTCTTCCGTCTTCTGCTGTCCTTCTTTGTGGAGAGTGAG CTCCATGATCATGCAGCTTATTTGGTAGACAGCCTATGGGACTGTGCAGGGTCTCAGCTGAAGAACTGGGAGAGTCTGACAAGCTTGCTTCTGGAGAAGGACCAGA ACCTGGGCGACGTGCAGGAGAGCACACTTATAGAAATCCTCGTGTCCAGTGTACAGCAAGCTTCAGAGGGTCACCCACCTGTGGGGCGGGTCACTGGAAGGAAG GGCTTAACCCCTAAAGAACGTAAGATCCAAGCCAATGACAAAGTGAAGCTGACTGAGCACCTCATCCCCCTgctgccccagctcctggccaAG TTCTCAGCTGATGCAGAGAAGGTTGCCCCCCTGCTCCAGCTTCTCAGCTACTTTGACCTCAACATCTACTGCACCAGGCGCTTGGAGaag CACCTGGAGCTGTTCTTGCAGCAACTCCAGGAGGTGGTGGTGAAGCATGCGGAGCCAGCGGTGCTTGAGGCTGGCGCTCACGCCCTCTATCTGCTCTGTAATCCTGAGTTCACCTTCTTCAGCCGGGTGGACTTTGCCCGCAGCCAACTGGTGGATCTGCTGACCGACCGCTTCCAACAGGAACTTGAAGAGCTGCTGCAG tcGTCCTTCCTAGATGAGGATGAGGTGTATAGTCTGGCAGCCACTCTGAAGCGCCTCTCTGCCTTCTACAA TGCTCATGACCTAACTCGCTGGGAGCTCTACGAGCCATGCTACCGACTCCTCCGGAAGGCTGTGGACACAGGAGAGGTTCCTCACCAG GTGATGCTGCCAGCCTTGACTCTTGTCTATTTTTCCATTCTCTGGACACTAACACACGTTTCTGGATCAGGTGCTTCCCAG AAGCAGCTGATGAGCTTGAAGGGCAGGATGGTGGCCTTCTGCGAACTCTGCCAGAGCTGCCTCTCAGATGTGGCTCCTGAGATCCAGGAGCAG GCTTTTGTCTTATTAAGTGATCTGCTTCTCATCTTCAGCCCTCAGATGATTGTAGGGGGACGTGATTTCCTTAGGCCCCTTGTCTTTTTTCCTGAAGCCACTCTCCAGTCTGAGCTAGCCAGCTTCCTCATGGACCACGTCTTCATCCAGCCTGGAGAACTGGGCGGTG GTCATTCCCAGGAGGATCATTTAAAGATAGAGCAGCTGCACCAGCGTCGCCGCCTCCTGGCCGGGTTCTGTAAGCTGTTGATTTATGGGGTGCTGGAGATGGACGCAGCCTCAGATGTTTTCAAACACTACAACAAG TTCTACAATGACTATGGTGACATTATCAAGGAAACATTAACTAGAGCAAGGCAGATTGACCGAAGTCATTGTTCCCGCATCCTGCTGCTGAGCCTCAAGCAG TTATACACAGAACTGCTACAGGAACAGGGGCCCGAGGGCTTGAATGAGCTTCCAGCCTTCATCGAGATGAGGGACCTGGCCCGGAGGTTTGCCTTGAGCTTTGGACCCCAGCAGCTACAGAACCGTGACCTTGTGGTCATGCTACACAA GGAAGGCATCAAGTTCTCCTTGTCAGAGCTTCCTGCAGCTGGCTCCTCTGGTCAGCCCCCAAATCTAGCATTCCTGGAGCTCCTTTCAGAGTTTTCTCCCCGACTCTTCCATCAGGACAAGCAGCTACT ACTGTCCTACCTGGAAAAGTGTCTGCAGCATGTCTCCCAAGCACCTGGCCATCCGTGGGGTCCAGTCACCACCTACTGCCACTCCCTCAGCCCTATGGAGAATACAGCAGAGGCCAGCCTTCAGGGCTACCCCCGCTCCAAGAAGAGGCGCATTGAAG GCCCctccaggaggcacagagaggatatCTCTTCATCCCAAGAGGAAAGCCTGCAGCTGACCAGCATGCCACCTACACCCACCCTCACCTCCACAGCTGTGAAGACTAGGCAGCCCCTGGGGGGGCtggaagagatggaagaagaaggCGGCTCAGAATCAGAGTTTACCCAAGG CCAACCCCTTTCAGGCACCCAGAGGTCAGAGTTCTCAAGCCCACATCATTTCCGGATTCCACTCAACCCTCCAGGTCCTGATCTGGGCAACCAGCTGACCCG ACTCAGCCTTATGGAAGAGGATGAAGAAGAGTTGGAAATTCAGAATGAGTCAAGTGAAGAATGGCAATATACAAACAAG CACTCTTCCCCCAGTGAGCACGGGCTGGACCTCTTAGATTCTACAGAGCTGAACATTGAG GATTTCTGA